A section of the Methanocellales archaeon genome encodes:
- a CDS encoding radical SAM protein, protein MALDGAWSSEVMNSQSHIFGPVPSRRLGFSLGLDLVPYKTCSFDCVYCQLGRTTNRTTERREYVPKKLIMEELEERLTKGEEIDYITFSGSGEPTLNSKIGEMIRDVRRMTDIPIAVLTNGSLLFDTGVRVDLRGADLVIPSLDAVKQNIFEMVNRPHEGLLIERMVEGLKKFRKEFENEIWLEVMLVQGINDDLGDVKRMADIISEINPDKIQLNTVVRPPCESFALPLDPVKMKEICKMLGEKAEIITSHDRRMQKAYDKETEGEIVTLLKRRPCTIGDISSFLGIHRNEVVKYIEVLEREKRVMERKHGNKSYLVVSEDEMRSV, encoded by the coding sequence ATGGCGCTGGATGGAGCATGGAGTTCTGAAGTCATGAATTCACAAAGTCACATCTTCGGACCAGTGCCCTCTCGACGGTTGGGCTTCTCTCTAGGACTGGATTTGGTACCCTATAAGACTTGCTCCTTTGACTGCGTTTATTGTCAGTTGGGAAGGACGACGAACAGGACGACAGAGCGGAGGGAATACGTCCCTAAAAAGTTGATTATGGAAGAGTTGGAGGAGCGCCTTACCAAGGGCGAGGAGATAGATTATATCACGTTTTCCGGATCTGGAGAACCAACTTTAAACTCAAAGATTGGCGAAATGATAAGAGATGTCAGGCGAATGACCGATATTCCCATAGCCGTTCTGACAAATGGCTCATTGCTCTTTGATACGGGGGTGAGGGTTGACTTAAGGGGTGCCGATCTAGTTATCCCCTCATTGGATGCTGTTAAGCAGAATATATTCGAAATGGTGAACAGACCGCATGAGGGCTTATTAATAGAAAGGATGGTTGAGGGATTAAAAAAGTTCAGAAAAGAGTTCGAAAACGAGATTTGGCTGGAGGTCATGCTGGTCCAGGGTATCAATGATGACTTGGGCGATGTAAAGCGAATGGCAGATATTATCAGCGAAATAAACCCAGACAAAATTCAATTGAATACGGTTGTGAGACCTCCGTGTGAATCCTTTGCTTTGCCATTAGATCCAGTCAAAATGAAGGAAATATGTAAAATGCTAGGCGAAAAAGCAGAGATAATTACATCGCATGATCGAAGGATGCAAAAGGCATATGACAAGGAAACAGAGGGCGAGATAGTGACTCTTTTGAAGCGAAGGCCTTGCACGATAGGGGATATCTCAAGCTTTTTGGGAATACACCGAAATGAGGTAGTCAAATATATCGAAGTTTTAGAGCGGGAAAAGCGAGTCATGGAGAGAAAGCATGGCAATAAAAGCTATTTGGTGGTGAGTGAGGATGAAATGCGCTCTGTGTGA
- a CDS encoding MBL fold metallo-hydrolase, whose product MKLKVIYDNEACKGLKSGWGFSCLIEDERKVLFDTGWDGSILLYNMKALGIDPKDIEIIVLSHDHWDHIGGLTWVLNLNPGTEVYAPSSFSKRLKEEISSKAKLIEVDGPVKICERIYTTGVLGTTTKEQSLLLETKEGLIVITGCAHPGISAILDRASSIGHVYGIMGGFHGFEDYDLLKDKGFINPCHCTMHKSEISRLFPDTCETNGAGWSMEF is encoded by the coding sequence ATGAAACTTAAAGTAATATATGACAATGAAGCATGTAAGGGACTAAAATCTGGTTGGGGCTTTTCCTGTCTTATCGAGGATGAACGAAAAGTTCTATTTGATACCGGATGGGATGGCTCTATACTACTATACAATATGAAAGCGTTGGGCATCGATCCAAAGGACATTGAAATCATCGTGTTGTCTCATGACCATTGGGATCACATCGGTGGATTGACATGGGTGTTAAATTTAAATCCTGGTACAGAGGTTTACGCGCCTTCGTCTTTTTCAAAGCGTTTGAAAGAAGAGATATCATCGAAGGCAAAGTTGATTGAAGTGGATGGGCCGGTAAAGATATGTGAGCGCATTTATACTACGGGCGTGCTTGGGACCACCACAAAGGAGCAATCTCTTCTCCTTGAGACTAAAGAAGGGCTGATCGTAATAACCGGATGTGCTCATCCTGGGATATCTGCGATTCTGGATAGAGCCTCATCAATTGGACACGTGTATGGCATAATGGGTGGATTTCATGGTTTTGAAGATTACGATCTGCTGAAAGATAAGGGCTTTATAAACCCCTGCCACTGCACGATGCATAAATCAGAAATTTCGCGACTTTTTCCAGACACGTGTGAAACCAATGGCGCTGGATGGAGCATGGAGTTCTGA
- a CDS encoding AbrB/MazE/SpoVT family DNA-binding domain-containing protein translates to MKDRKILKVGSSYMVTLPMDIVRGFGWDEKTRVNVKITGKRAIEISETQKV, encoded by the coding sequence ATGAAGGACAGAAAAATCCTGAAGGTTGGATCTTCCTATATGGTTACTCTGCCCATGGACATCGTGAGGGGGTTCGGATGGGATGAGAAAACCAGGGTCAACGTGAAGATAACAGGTAAAAGGGCAATCGAGATATCCGAGACCCAGAAAGTATAA
- a CDS encoding DUF1847 domain-containing protein has translation MKCALCDDKECYLGKDCTALKEKVVRKYEVENKKSEIMTIAANLEARYYMKLTRLEELITFCKEMGYQTLGIAFCIGLESEARVLHELLEKDFEVYSVCCKVCGIGKENFGLEKIKDDRYEAMCNPIGQAMVLNEKDTDLNIICGLCLGHDILFSKNSEAPVTTFIVKDRILAHNPAGAIYSKYYQRKFRMKK, from the coding sequence ATGAAATGCGCTCTGTGTGATGATAAAGAATGCTATTTGGGGAAAGATTGTACTGCGCTTAAAGAAAAAGTTGTGAGAAAATATGAAGTCGAAAATAAGAAATCTGAGATAATGACAATCGCGGCCAACCTTGAGGCAAGATATTATATGAAACTCACGAGATTAGAAGAATTGATAACGTTTTGTAAAGAAATGGGCTATCAAACACTTGGAATTGCATTCTGCATAGGATTGGAGTCAGAAGCCAGAGTATTGCATGAACTATTAGAAAAAGACTTTGAGGTCTATTCGGTTTGTTGCAAAGTCTGCGGGATAGGCAAGGAGAATTTTGGCCTTGAGAAGATAAAGGATGACCGATATGAGGCGATGTGCAATCCAATAGGTCAGGCTATGGTGCTTAATGAGAAGGATACAGATTTAAATATAATATGTGGTTTGTGTCTCGGGCATGACATATTGTTTTCCAAAAATTCAGAGGCGCCAGTGACGACGTTTATCGTGAAAGATAGGATTTTGGCGCATAATCCTGCAGGAGCAATCTACTCAAAATATTATCAAAGAAAGTTTAGAATGAAAAAATGA
- a CDS encoding putative manganese transporter gives MKIIIQELLSETLKILLMVFALMVLVEYLELRFKDKIREVLTKKPLSQYVGSSFLGATPGCVGTFFIVSLYVHGMISFGALVAVMVATAGDEAFVMLAMMPRTALLIFAICLLLGVIAGFLADGIAKKIKLKTSQPCEIEIHEEERQDIKHFLEEHVCNHILKKHMPKLFLWLFFTMLAIELLMLRFDLGAILPKNMLFLILLAALIGILPSSGPHLIFFLLFAKGLIPFSVLLVNSIVQDGHGLLPLLSYTIKDTIYVKVFNVAFGLVVGLILILMGV, from the coding sequence GTGAAAATCATTATCCAAGAATTACTTTCAGAAACCCTAAAAATACTTTTGATGGTTTTCGCATTGATGGTACTGGTCGAGTACCTGGAGTTGAGGTTTAAAGATAAGATCAGAGAGGTGCTCACAAAAAAGCCTTTAAGTCAATATGTGGGCTCTTCTTTTCTTGGTGCAACGCCTGGTTGTGTTGGTACCTTCTTTATAGTTTCTCTGTACGTTCATGGTATGATTAGTTTTGGGGCTTTGGTAGCGGTGATGGTAGCGACCGCAGGAGACGAAGCATTTGTGATGTTGGCAATGATGCCCAGAACGGCGTTATTAATCTTTGCCATTTGTTTGCTGTTGGGCGTAATCGCTGGTTTTTTGGCTGATGGCATTGCCAAAAAGATCAAATTGAAGACGAGCCAACCCTGTGAAATCGAAATTCATGAAGAAGAAAGGCAGGATATCAAACATTTTCTTGAAGAACATGTATGTAATCATATCCTCAAAAAACACATGCCAAAGCTATTTTTATGGCTATTTTTCACCATGTTGGCGATCGAGCTTCTCATGCTCAGGTTTGATTTGGGGGCAATCCTACCAAAAAATATGCTCTTTTTAATCCTTTTAGCCGCCCTAATAGGAATACTTCCAAGTTCAGGTCCACACTTGATTTTCTTTTTATTGTTTGCTAAAGGATTAATCCCTTTTTCTGTCTTGCTTGTCAATTCCATAGTCCAAGACGGTCATGGCTTGCTACCTTTACTTTCCTACACTATCAAAGATACGATTTATGTTAAGGTCTTTAACGTTGCATTTGGCTTGGTGGTTGGATTGATATTAATTTTGATGGGTGTTTAA
- a CDS encoding GIY-YIG nuclease family protein has translation MGLPKGAEIQVGHMGKIKFKTGFYAYVGSALGGLESRISRHLRKEKRLHWHIDHFLTIARIKEVYVGGRKECDIAKRLADYFDCVKGFGSSDCACESHLFYDEDYGLLSEVVGKLCDRFEML, from the coding sequence ATGGGGCTTCCTAAGGGTGCGGAGATTCAAGTTGGACACATGGGAAAAATAAAATTTAAAACTGGCTTTTATGCATATGTTGGCTCTGCCTTGGGAGGGTTGGAGTCAAGGATAAGCCGACATCTCAGAAAAGAGAAGAGACTTCATTGGCACATTGATCATTTTTTGACAATAGCGAGGATAAAAGAGGTCTACGTGGGTGGAAGAAAGGAATGTGATATTGCAAAAAGGCTGGCAGATTATTTTGATTGTGTAAAAGGATTCGGCTCTAGCGATTGCGCTTGTGAAAGTCACCTATTTTACGATGAAGATTATGGATTGCTTAGCGAAGTCGTTGGGAAGTTATGTGATAGGTTTGAAATGCTGTGA